Proteins encoded within one genomic window of Nordella sp. HKS 07:
- a CDS encoding calcium:proton antiporter, whose protein sequence is MIATRLPWWTWGWPALACVILLMAAILGDVRLIALLAGVVLLGTVFAAVYHAEVIASRVGEPFGTLVLALAVTVIETALIVSVMIAAPAEKAGLARDTVYAAVMIVCNGIVGSCLLLGGTRHHEQGFQVQGASAALAVLTPLTILTLILPNFAASELGPQYSPPQLVFAGLVSLVLYGSFVFVQTVRHRDYFLPVQTDDEEVHPPPSDTIVILSSGLLLVSLFAVVGLAKILTPTLEFGIDFLGVPKAVVGIVIAALVLLPECLAALRAARNNRLQTSLNLALGSALATIGLTIPAVGAVSIALRQPLELGLGTIDQVLLALTLLLSAITLSTGRTTVLQGTVHLVIFAVFLFFAVVP, encoded by the coding sequence ATGATCGCAACACGGCTACCTTGGTGGACATGGGGCTGGCCTGCCTTGGCCTGCGTAATATTGTTGATGGCTGCTATACTCGGTGATGTGCGACTCATTGCCTTGCTCGCCGGAGTCGTCCTGCTCGGCACCGTGTTCGCTGCAGTCTATCACGCGGAGGTGATTGCGTCCCGCGTCGGCGAGCCATTTGGCACGCTTGTCCTCGCACTTGCGGTAACGGTGATTGAGACGGCATTAATTGTCTCGGTTATGATCGCCGCTCCCGCCGAAAAGGCAGGATTAGCGCGCGACACAGTTTACGCTGCCGTTATGATTGTTTGTAATGGCATTGTCGGTTCCTGTTTGCTATTGGGCGGTACCCGTCACCATGAACAGGGATTTCAGGTCCAGGGAGCAAGCGCCGCCCTGGCAGTGCTGACCCCACTCACGATCCTCACCTTAATTCTTCCAAATTTTGCGGCTAGCGAACTCGGGCCGCAGTACAGCCCGCCACAGCTCGTTTTTGCCGGGCTTGTATCGCTGGTGCTCTACGGCTCTTTCGTTTTCGTCCAGACCGTGCGGCACCGTGACTACTTCCTCCCGGTCCAAACTGACGATGAAGAGGTGCATCCCCCTCCGTCCGACACAATTGTTATTCTGAGCAGCGGACTTCTACTCGTCTCACTCTTCGCGGTCGTAGGTCTTGCCAAGATTCTCACTCCCACTCTGGAATTTGGAATAGACTTCCTTGGCGTCCCAAAGGCGGTGGTGGGGATTGTCATCGCTGCGCTTGTGTTACTTCCCGAATGTCTGGCAGCTCTCAGGGCGGCTCGGAATAATCGATTACAAACCAGTTTGAATTTGGCACTGGGATCTGCCCTCGCAACCATTGGTCTGACGATTCCAGCGGTTGGCGCTGTTTCGATCGCGCTTCGACAGCCCCTCGAACTCGGCCTGGGGACGATAGATCAAGTTCTGCTGGCGCTCACGCTGCTCCTCAGCGCAATCACCCTTAGCACCGGCCGTACAACGGTGCTCCAGGGCACCGTGCACCTCGTCATTTTTGCAGTGTTCTTGTTCTTCGCTGTGGTGCCTTGA
- a CDS encoding cold-shock protein has protein sequence MQVGTVKFFNTQKGFGFIQPEDGSKDVFVHISAVERANMGALREGQKVRFEAVVDRRTGKTSAENLA, from the coding sequence ATGCAGGTCGGAACTGTTAAGTTCTTCAACACCCAAAAGGGATTCGGCTTCATTCAGCCGGAAGACGGAAGCAAGGATGTTTTCGTTCATATCAGCGCGGTTGAACGCGCCAATATGGGCGCACTCAGAGAAGGCCAGAAGGTCCGGTTCGAAGCGGTTGTTGACCGCCGGACGGGTAAGACGTCAGCCGAGAATCTGGCGTAG
- a CDS encoding hemolysin III family protein, whose amino-acid sequence MTALVKIKISDNHRDHDRAEFAADALVHVAGCCLGLAGAAALLIVAFNSATEAELISLMAYLFGLLSMLGFSAAYNIWPCTNVRWALRCLDHSAIYLMIAGTYTAVLAQMNNAAPVGLLIAIWITAAIGVALKLLLPGRFDRLSLLLYLLLGWSGGLVFGSIATALPSVSLWLLAVGGIIYTIGVIFHQWESLRFQNAIWHSFVLVAACCHYWAIIYTVSHGSVGS is encoded by the coding sequence ATGACCGCCCTCGTCAAAATCAAAATATCGGACAATCACCGGGACCATGATCGGGCCGAATTTGCTGCCGACGCGCTCGTTCATGTAGCCGGGTGCTGTCTCGGATTGGCCGGCGCGGCCGCGCTTTTGATCGTCGCTTTCAATTCTGCGACCGAAGCTGAGTTGATCTCTCTGATGGCATACCTATTTGGCCTACTCTCGATGCTTGGCTTTTCTGCAGCCTACAACATATGGCCTTGTACCAACGTGAGATGGGCGCTCCGTTGCCTTGATCACTCGGCAATCTATCTGATGATCGCTGGAACCTATACGGCTGTGTTGGCGCAGATGAATAATGCTGCTCCAGTCGGACTACTCATCGCAATTTGGATCACTGCGGCCATTGGTGTCGCACTTAAGCTACTTTTGCCTGGCCGTTTCGATCGATTGTCTCTGCTTCTCTACCTTCTCCTGGGTTGGTCCGGGGGGCTCGTGTTTGGCTCAATCGCAACGGCTCTTCCAAGTGTAAGCCTCTGGCTCCTCGCAGTAGGGGGTATCATTTACACGATAGGTGTCATCTTTCATCAATGGGAGAGCCTCCGATTTCAAAACGCGATCTGGCATAGCTTCGTGCTCGTTGCTGCATGCTGCCACTATTGGGCTATTATCTACACCGTCTCGCATGGATCCGTTGGATCCTGA
- a CDS encoding VOC family protein, with translation MKLEVVVIPVSDVDRAKSFYNKLGWRLDGEFAVGDDFRVIQFTPPGSPCSIHFGRGVTSAKPGSAQGLYLVVSDIVAARAELVDRGADVSEVFHRAGPGQPAVSGPDPERRSYFSYATFNDPDGNGWLLQEVTTRFPGRVDADHTTFTSTRELAGALRRAEAAHGEHEKRTGERDPDWPSWYAEYMVQKQAGGPLPS, from the coding sequence TTGAAGCTCGAGGTTGTCGTCATCCCGGTTTCGGACGTCGATCGCGCCAAGAGTTTTTACAATAAGCTGGGTTGGCGGCTCGATGGCGAATTCGCCGTCGGCGACGATTTTCGGGTCATACAGTTCACGCCTCCGGGCTCGCCGTGCTCAATCCACTTTGGCCGCGGAGTCACATCGGCCAAGCCTGGCTCGGCCCAGGGACTTTACCTCGTCGTGTCCGACATCGTGGCGGCGCGCGCCGAACTCGTCGATCGCGGTGCCGATGTGAGCGAAGTATTCCATCGCGCCGGTCCAGGGCAACCGGCTGTAAGCGGCCCCGATCCTGAGCGGCGCAGCTACTTCTCATACGCGACGTTCAACGATCCGGACGGCAATGGTTGGCTGCTCCAGGAGGTCACTACACGGTTCCCCGGACGCGTGGACGCCGACCACACGACCTTTACCTCCACGAGGGAACTCGCGGGCGCGCTTCGCCGCGCCGAGGCCGCGCATGGCGAGCATGAGAAGCGGACCGGTGAGCGAGATCCGGACTGGCCCAGCTGGTATGCCGAGTACATGGTTCAAAAGCAGGCCGGCGGGCCGTTGCCGTCATGA
- a CDS encoding AAA family ATPase, which produces MAVDRVQRKMAAILAADVAGYSRLMGRDEESTFAVLKAYREVIDHLIARHDGRIFGSAGDSVIAEFASPVEAVRCATEIQLEIDKRNADLPEASRLRFRIGINLGDVVVDGDNLMGDGVNVAARLEAMSPPGGICVSEAIYTQVRDRLSLDFLDLGEHKVKNIARPVHVYRVPLASEEQVGSPFRGLDVFDFDHAPLFFGRARAIATCTERLEQLAASGKAFLLIYGMSGSGKSSLLRAGLLPSITRPGAVAGITLWRRCLTRPSEGHDAVASLAAGLLRGEALPELAQVMTAEELATLFRSAPDRSLALIRQALGKAATAKGLALSQARLVLTVDQMEELFTTERDPASREAFVRLLAALAGSGLVWVIGTIRADFFHRCGEVPGFTPLKDGLSSYELLPPTGPEIGQIIREPARATGLRFEETASQGRLEDVLQEAAAADPGSLPLLEFVLDELYQAGSERRLLTFAAYRALGGLEGAIARRADEVVDALPAEIQDALPPVLRALTTVRPSDEAVTVRPALLSEVAATPARSALVDALIAARLLVSDEDVGGRAVVRVAHEALVSRWPRARDIINANRSFLETRARLQTEARRWSSDNKNPELLLPPGKRLAEGEEMLLSRREEIDDHIVEYVEASTFVQKEKEERDREAERNLIEAAEAAKRERLEREAERRSLAATAATRLARRTRYAAIIALFLAAIAGVGALVGFRGQREAERQAMLAETSADQARAAEKQAKAAERQAKAAEEKALAARDQALRNQSLSLAFLSEQTAAGGDTEAAILLALEALPKDVSAPDRPYLSEAEGALYKAIFAHRQTRVFRHDAGVAHAAFNPSGDSIVTSSFDKTARIWNVRGGSETAILRGHQDAVERAMFSPDGSRVVTVARDDTARIWNAASGKQLFVLSQAGDFPTAIFSPDGTRLLTAGVGNYPALWDVQTGKKILNVNSRLDGLASFSPDGQSFASASVSGGLHIWNAEDGKLTRILPVRQWVYRILFSPDGSRILLGSWSSGFDAFSSLWDLSKGTEIAKLAGHKSDTQLQGVIFSHDGRLVATVSIDGTARLWDGVTGKLRDVLGQEKSGLRLSDIASEERDKEMNSAFSRDDRFLATPSIDGTVRIWDVQHASLLTTLSGHRALIEHVEFSPADSSVLLTASHDGTARLWDIDGVITSALFHKYPPTFAVFSPDNVHLLTGGGDSVAHLWDVVSGREVAELDTHEIMHSATFSNDGNRLATASLTGRILIWDVQSRREVAQLETRNGLFNVQFSPDGSLLASATIQGEVRLWDTASGTERTVLRTSGSLPQAVFNPDGNLIITATNDNIARLLKTDGSEFKVLVGHQNRISAAAFSPDGQLVATGSFDRTARIWSIKDGSTIATITGHSDALTEVAFSQDGRSLLTASRDGSVRIWNVPDGREKAVLRGHRGVTSAQFSPNGLYVVTVSSQNRTVRLWAANSGHEIAVLASDSGGPNRLAPMRAIFNSEGTRIAIVSGEEDVQIVRVFQTPKDLINFAKSIVPRELTLCERRRFFLPVKGDVGDCPG; this is translated from the coding sequence ATGGCGGTGGATCGCGTTCAGCGCAAAATGGCTGCCATCCTTGCAGCCGATGTGGCCGGCTACAGCCGGCTGATGGGCAGGGATGAGGAGAGTACTTTTGCCGTCCTCAAGGCCTACAGGGAAGTCATCGACCATCTGATTGCGCGTCACGACGGACGCATCTTCGGGAGCGCCGGGGACAGTGTCATTGCGGAGTTCGCAAGCCCCGTCGAGGCGGTCAGGTGTGCGACCGAAATCCAGCTCGAAATCGACAAGCGGAACGCCGATTTGCCCGAGGCGAGCCGCCTCAGATTCCGCATCGGCATCAATCTCGGCGATGTCGTGGTGGATGGCGATAATCTCATGGGCGACGGCGTCAACGTTGCCGCGCGTTTGGAGGCCATGTCCCCTCCGGGGGGTATCTGTGTCTCCGAGGCGATCTACACGCAGGTTCGCGATCGATTATCGCTCGATTTCCTGGACCTTGGCGAGCACAAGGTGAAGAACATTGCCCGGCCGGTGCATGTCTATCGCGTACCCCTGGCTTCCGAGGAACAGGTCGGATCGCCTTTCCGCGGCCTCGACGTCTTCGACTTTGATCACGCTCCTCTCTTCTTCGGCCGTGCGCGCGCTATTGCGACCTGTACCGAGAGGTTGGAGCAGCTCGCCGCCAGCGGCAAGGCGTTCCTGCTGATCTATGGGATGAGCGGCTCGGGGAAGTCTTCTCTTCTACGGGCCGGGCTGCTCCCCTCGATCACCCGACCCGGTGCGGTGGCGGGCATCACCTTGTGGCGGCGCTGCCTGACCCGGCCGTCCGAAGGGCATGATGCGGTTGCATCACTGGCCGCAGGGCTGTTGCGCGGGGAAGCGCTCCCTGAGCTCGCGCAGGTAATGACGGCTGAGGAGTTGGCAACCCTGTTTCGCAGCGCCCCCGATCGGTCGCTTGCGCTGATCCGTCAAGCGCTTGGCAAAGCGGCGACGGCTAAGGGCCTGGCTCTCTCGCAAGCGCGATTGGTACTGACGGTGGACCAAATGGAGGAACTGTTCACGACGGAGAGGGATCCGGCATCGCGCGAGGCGTTTGTTCGGTTGCTGGCGGCGCTCGCCGGCAGCGGGCTCGTATGGGTGATCGGGACAATCCGGGCGGACTTCTTCCACCGATGCGGCGAAGTTCCAGGCTTCACGCCATTGAAAGATGGCCTCAGCAGTTATGAGCTGTTGCCGCCGACCGGTCCGGAGATCGGCCAGATCATCCGAGAGCCGGCCCGCGCCACAGGCCTCCGGTTCGAGGAAACCGCCAGTCAAGGCCGGCTCGAGGACGTGCTGCAGGAGGCGGCTGCCGCCGATCCCGGATCGCTGCCACTCCTCGAGTTTGTTCTCGATGAGCTGTATCAAGCCGGTTCGGAGCGCCGGCTCCTCACCTTTGCCGCCTATCGGGCACTGGGCGGCCTCGAAGGTGCAATTGCGCGCCGCGCCGATGAAGTTGTCGATGCGCTGCCCGCCGAAATTCAGGATGCACTGCCGCCCGTGTTGCGGGCCCTCACCACCGTGCGACCGAGCGATGAGGCTGTTACTGTGCGCCCCGCCTTGCTCAGCGAAGTCGCCGCAACACCGGCAAGATCGGCCCTTGTTGATGCACTTATCGCGGCCCGACTTCTCGTCAGCGATGAAGATGTCGGAGGCCGTGCGGTTGTGCGCGTGGCGCATGAAGCACTAGTAAGCCGCTGGCCGCGCGCCCGTGACATTATCAACGCGAACCGAAGTTTTCTTGAGACGCGCGCCCGACTTCAGACCGAGGCACGCCGATGGTCGTCAGACAATAAGAACCCGGAGCTTCTGCTCCCGCCTGGAAAGCGGCTGGCCGAGGGCGAAGAAATGCTGCTGTCGAGACGAGAGGAGATCGACGATCATATCGTCGAGTATGTCGAGGCATCTACTTTCGTACAAAAAGAGAAAGAGGAAAGGGATCGGGAAGCCGAGCGGAATCTGATCGAGGCGGCGGAAGCGGCAAAACGCGAGCGTCTCGAACGCGAGGCGGAACGCCGGAGTCTTGCGGCCACGGCGGCAACACGCCTCGCGCGACGCACACGCTACGCGGCCATCATCGCGCTTTTCCTCGCTGCCATTGCTGGTGTTGGCGCATTAGTTGGATTCAGGGGACAACGGGAAGCGGAGCGGCAGGCCATGCTGGCCGAAACAAGCGCGGATCAGGCGAGAGCAGCGGAGAAGCAGGCAAAAGCTGCGGAGCGACAAGCAAAGGCCGCTGAGGAGAAGGCTCTAGCGGCGCGCGACCAGGCCCTCCGCAATCAGTCTCTTTCCCTTGCCTTTTTGTCTGAGCAGACCGCGGCGGGCGGCGACACGGAGGCAGCTATCTTGCTCGCGCTCGAAGCGCTGCCGAAGGACGTGTCTGCACCCGACCGCCCGTACCTGTCGGAAGCAGAAGGAGCTCTCTACAAGGCAATATTCGCGCACCGTCAAACCAGGGTCTTCCGCCATGATGCCGGTGTAGCACACGCAGCTTTCAATCCAAGCGGCGACAGTATTGTCACCTCGTCTTTCGACAAGACAGCGCGTATTTGGAACGTCCGGGGTGGGTCCGAGACCGCGATCTTGAGAGGGCATCAGGACGCTGTCGAGAGGGCTATGTTCAGCCCGGACGGAAGCCGCGTCGTTACAGTTGCCAGAGATGATACCGCGCGCATATGGAACGCTGCTTCAGGCAAACAGCTCTTTGTACTTTCGCAGGCCGGTGACTTTCCAACGGCGATCTTCAGCCCAGATGGAACCCGCCTTCTAACAGCGGGGGTGGGCAATTATCCAGCACTCTGGGACGTTCAAACCGGAAAGAAAATTCTGAATGTAAATAGCCGGCTAGACGGTTTGGCTAGCTTTAGTCCCGATGGCCAGAGCTTCGCAAGCGCATCAGTTTCAGGCGGTCTTCACATCTGGAACGCGGAAGACGGCAAGCTGACTCGAATCCTGCCGGTTCGGCAATGGGTGTATAGGATCTTATTCAGTCCGGACGGAAGCCGAATTCTCTTGGGCTCGTGGAGCTCAGGTTTCGATGCCTTTTCGAGCCTTTGGGATCTCTCCAAAGGAACAGAAATTGCGAAGTTGGCCGGTCACAAGAGCGACACGCAATTACAAGGCGTAATATTCAGTCACGACGGCCGGCTTGTTGCGACCGTGTCCATTGATGGCACCGCACGGCTCTGGGACGGTGTCACGGGAAAATTGCGCGATGTGCTCGGTCAGGAGAAATCGGGGCTAAGACTGAGTGACATCGCCTCCGAAGAGCGCGATAAGGAGATGAACAGCGCTTTCAGCCGGGATGATCGTTTCCTGGCCACCCCTTCCATCGACGGCACGGTTCGCATTTGGGACGTGCAGCACGCATCGCTGCTTACGACCCTGAGCGGCCATCGGGCCTTAATCGAGCACGTAGAATTCAGCCCGGCTGACAGCAGTGTCCTGCTCACGGCATCGCACGATGGCACTGCTCGGCTCTGGGATATTGACGGGGTTATAACGTCTGCGTTGTTTCACAAATATCCGCCGACCTTTGCAGTATTCAGCCCCGACAATGTGCACCTATTGACTGGAGGCGGCGATAGTGTGGCGCACCTTTGGGACGTCGTCAGCGGGCGTGAGGTTGCCGAGCTTGACACACACGAAATTATGCATAGCGCGACGTTCAGTAATGACGGAAATCGCCTCGCAACCGCATCGCTTACGGGTCGGATTCTCATTTGGGATGTTCAAAGCAGGCGCGAAGTCGCGCAGCTCGAGACTCGCAACGGACTTTTCAATGTTCAGTTTAGCCCCGATGGTAGCTTACTGGCGTCGGCGACAATTCAGGGCGAAGTGCGGCTATGGGACACAGCAAGCGGTACAGAACGAACCGTTCTGAGGACAAGTGGGAGCCTGCCCCAGGCTGTTTTCAACCCCGACGGTAATCTCATTATCACAGCAACGAACGACAACATTGCGCGGCTCTTGAAGACCGACGGGAGTGAATTCAAGGTTCTTGTCGGTCACCAGAACCGGATCAGCGCGGCGGCGTTCAGCCCGGACGGCCAACTGGTTGCGACAGGGTCGTTCGACCGCACCGCGCGCATCTGGTCCATCAAGGACGGAAGCACCATCGCCACTATTACGGGCCACAGTGACGCGCTGACCGAAGTCGCGTTCAGCCAGGATGGTCGTTCGCTCCTTACTGCCTCACGCGATGGATCCGTTCGTATTTGGAACGTACCGGATGGAAGAGAAAAGGCCGTTCTCAGGGGTCACCGCGGCGTGACAAGCGCCCAATTCAGTCCCAACGGTTTGTATGTCGTGACGGTATCGTCTCAGAATCGCACAGTGAGGCTCTGGGCAGCGAATTCGGGGCACGAGATCGCCGTCCTTGCGAGTGACTCCGGCGGGCCGAACCGACTGGCGCCCATGCGCGCGATATTCAATTCGGAGGGAACCCGGATCGCCATCGTTTCCGGCGAAGAAGACGTTCAGATAGTCCGCGTATTCCAAACACCAAAAGACCTCATCAATTTTGCCAAGAGCATTGTGCCACGCGAACTGACCCTCTGCGAGCGCCGCCGCTTCTTCCTGCCTGTCAAGGGCGACGTCGGGGACTGTCCGGGCTAA
- a CDS encoding adenylate/guanylate cyclase domain-containing protein, translated as MAAILAADVAGYSMLMGKDEEGTLATLRVYREAIDALIAQHEGRVFGSAGDSVIAEFASPVEAVRCATKIQIEVDKRNASLPEPNRMRFRIGINLGDIVVDGGNLMGDGVNVAARLQGLAEPDGICISSKVFEEVRGKNASVFEDMGEQTVKNIEHPVRVYRWQREDLRGVPAARRLTLNLPDRPSIAVLPFQNMSGDPEQEYFADGMVEEIITALSRMRWLFVIARNSSFVYKGRAVDVKQIGRELGVRYVLEGSVRKAGNKVRITGQLIDSTTGAHLWADRFDGTVEDVFDLQDQVTQNVVAAIAPKLEQPEIERSRRKPTGSLDAYDYYLRGLSALHQWTKVACAEALVHFHRAIELDPGFASAYGMAARCYSMRKVCGWVEDAAKEAVEADRLARRASELGKDDAVALAAAGIALGFVVEDLDRARELVDRATALDPNMAWAWLWSAWIRAWLGEPETAKEYAARALRLSPLDSHRASMFAAMAAGHFLAGSHDEALAWAERAQLEMKGVLFSMALMAASAALAGKLDRAKDALDQIISYHPHFSISMQRQVFPFRRPQDIAKLAEGLRKAGLPE; from the coding sequence ATGGCCGCTATCCTTGCAGCCGATGTGGCCGGCTACAGCATGCTAATGGGCAAGGATGAGGAAGGTACTCTTGCCACTCTTAGGGTGTATCGCGAAGCCATCGACGCCTTGATTGCGCAGCACGAAGGCCGCGTCTTTGGCAGCGCCGGCGATAGTGTAATTGCGGAGTTCGCAAGCCCCGTCGAGGCGGTCAGATGCGCCACCAAAATTCAAATCGAGGTCGACAAACGAAATGCCAGCCTACCTGAGCCGAACAGGATGCGCTTTCGAATCGGGATCAATCTCGGCGACATCGTTGTCGACGGCGGCAATCTCATGGGCGATGGCGTTAACGTTGCCGCGCGCCTCCAGGGTCTTGCAGAGCCGGACGGCATTTGTATCTCGAGCAAAGTATTCGAGGAGGTGCGCGGCAAGAATGCCTCGGTGTTCGAGGATATGGGTGAGCAAACGGTCAAAAATATCGAGCACCCGGTCCGCGTCTACCGGTGGCAACGCGAAGACTTACGCGGCGTTCCCGCTGCTCGGCGCTTGACTCTCAACCTGCCTGACAGGCCCTCGATCGCTGTCCTGCCATTTCAGAACATGAGCGGCGATCCTGAGCAGGAATACTTCGCCGACGGCATGGTGGAAGAGATCATCACCGCTCTGTCGCGAATGCGCTGGCTGTTTGTGATCGCCCGGAATTCGAGCTTCGTCTACAAAGGCCGTGCTGTCGACGTGAAGCAGATCGGGCGCGAGCTTGGCGTGCGCTATGTGCTCGAAGGGAGCGTGCGGAAGGCGGGAAACAAGGTCCGCATCACGGGACAGCTCATCGACAGTACGACAGGCGCTCATCTCTGGGCGGATCGCTTCGATGGCACCGTCGAGGATGTCTTCGACCTCCAGGATCAAGTGACCCAGAACGTGGTTGCCGCAATCGCGCCGAAGCTTGAACAGCCAGAAATCGAGAGATCGCGGCGCAAGCCGACCGGAAGCCTCGATGCCTATGACTACTACCTTCGCGGATTGTCGGCCCTTCATCAGTGGACGAAGGTTGCCTGTGCGGAGGCATTGGTGCATTTTCACAGGGCGATCGAGCTCGATCCCGGCTTTGCTTCAGCCTATGGCATGGCGGCACGATGCTATTCGATGCGCAAGGTGTGCGGATGGGTCGAAGACGCAGCGAAGGAGGCCGTCGAAGCCGACCGACTGGCAAGGCGAGCGAGCGAACTCGGCAAGGACGACGCGGTGGCGCTCGCCGCAGCGGGAATCGCCCTGGGCTTCGTGGTCGAAGATCTCGATCGCGCCCGGGAGCTGGTCGATCGCGCAACCGCGCTCGATCCTAACATGGCCTGGGCCTGGCTTTGGAGTGCCTGGATAAGAGCCTGGCTTGGGGAGCCAGAAACTGCCAAGGAGTACGCCGCACGGGCACTGAGGCTGAGCCCGCTCGACTCGCATCGGGCCAGCATGTTTGCGGCGATGGCTGCCGGCCATTTCCTCGCCGGGAGCCATGATGAAGCATTGGCCTGGGCGGAGCGTGCGCAATTGGAGATGAAAGGAGTCTTATTTTCGATGGCGCTCATGGCAGCAAGTGCTGCGCTGGCAGGGAAGCTGGATCGGGCAAAGGACGCCCTTGACCAAATCATTAGCTACCATCCCCATTTCTCGATCTCTATGCAACGCCAAGTCTTTCCGTTTCGTCGGCCGCAGGACATAGCAAAGCTAGCCGAAGGCTTGCGCAAAGCGGGATTACCAGAATGA
- a CDS encoding CDGSH iron-sulfur domain-containing protein: MTQPKARAQVVVIEDGPYVVSGTVPLAQQIIAADEEGGSESWREGVVFTVPESYELCRCGQSQNKPFCDGSHARVGFEGEETASRASYADQAQFFEGPEMTLSDAEGLCAFGRFCDPNGQVWTQVGDPGKPEIRANFIRQVGNCPAGRLVAWDRKTGKPVEPELPVSIGLVEDPEQGCSGPLWLRGGIALIAADGHEYEIRNRVTLCRCGESKNKPFCDGSHAALKFRDGI, from the coding sequence ATGACCCAGCCGAAAGCCAGGGCGCAGGTGGTCGTCATCGAGGACGGCCCTTACGTGGTCAGCGGCACCGTGCCGCTCGCCCAGCAGATCATCGCTGCCGATGAAGAGGGCGGTTCGGAGAGCTGGCGCGAAGGCGTGGTGTTCACCGTGCCCGAGAGTTATGAGCTCTGCCGCTGCGGTCAGTCGCAGAACAAGCCGTTTTGCGACGGGTCGCATGCGCGCGTGGGATTCGAGGGCGAGGAGACCGCGAGCCGGGCTTCCTATGCCGATCAGGCACAATTCTTCGAAGGGCCCGAAATGACGCTGAGCGATGCCGAGGGCCTGTGTGCTTTTGGCCGCTTCTGCGATCCCAACGGTCAGGTCTGGACCCAGGTCGGCGACCCCGGAAAACCCGAGATCCGCGCCAATTTCATCCGTCAGGTAGGCAATTGTCCGGCCGGACGGCTCGTGGCGTGGGACAGGAAGACCGGTAAGCCGGTCGAGCCTGAATTACCGGTGTCGATCGGCCTGGTGGAGGACCCGGAGCAGGGATGCAGCGGCCCGCTGTGGCTGCGTGGCGGTATTGCCTTGATTGCGGCCGATGGCCATGAATATGAGATCCGCAATCGGGTCACTTTGTGCCGGTGTGGCGAATCGAAAAACAAGCCGTTCTGCGACGGCAGCCACGCCGCCCTCAAATTCCGCGACGGAATTTAG
- a CDS encoding IS110 family transposase, which yields MQAVTTIGFDIAKSVFQVHGIDADGQGVIRQRLKRSRVLGFFRKLSPCVVGIEACASSHHWSRELQALGHTVRLMPPAYVKPYVKRQKNDAADAEAICEAVQRPSMRFVPTKTPDQQACLMLHRTRHLFIRQQTALINAIRAHLAEFGIVAPVGRNGVEKLLDVVADPDDGRVPEIARECLEALGRQLWQLKRQILTFDQHINAWHRSNETSRRLDELPGVGPALATALVASIPDPRAFRSGRDFSAWIGLVPKQNSSGGRERLGNITKQGDRYLRSLFCAGALAVIRYAKIHGTKHRPWLAKLLERRPTKVAAIAFANKIARMAWAMMAKGERYREPVALAR from the coding sequence ATGCAAGCGGTGACGACAATCGGTTTCGACATTGCGAAGTCTGTTTTCCAGGTTCACGGCATTGACGCAGACGGCCAGGGGGTTATTCGCCAGCGTCTCAAGCGGTCACGGGTTCTCGGTTTCTTCAGGAAGCTTTCGCCTTGTGTGGTTGGTATCGAGGCATGCGCGTCCTCGCACCACTGGTCGCGCGAGTTGCAGGCACTCGGGCACACGGTTCGATTGATGCCGCCGGCCTATGTGAAGCCGTATGTGAAACGCCAGAAGAACGATGCGGCCGATGCCGAGGCCATTTGCGAGGCGGTGCAGCGGCCAAGCATGCGGTTCGTGCCGACCAAGACACCCGACCAGCAAGCCTGTCTGATGCTCCACCGTACGCGGCATCTGTTCATTCGCCAGCAGACTGCGCTGATCAATGCGATCCGCGCCCACCTTGCCGAGTTTGGCATTGTCGCACCAGTCGGCCGCAATGGCGTCGAGAAGCTGCTCGATGTGGTTGCCGATCCCGACGATGGACGCGTGCCCGAGATTGCGCGCGAGTGCCTGGAGGCACTGGGCCGTCAACTATGGCAGCTGAAGCGGCAGATCCTGACGTTCGACCAGCATATCAACGCCTGGCATCGCTCAAACGAGACCAGCCGTCGGCTCGACGAACTCCCCGGGGTCGGTCCGGCGCTGGCAACCGCGCTGGTCGCCAGTATTCCCGATCCGAGGGCGTTTCGCTCGGGACGCGACTTCTCAGCCTGGATTGGGCTGGTGCCGAAGCAGAACTCCAGTGGAGGCAGGGAGAGGCTTGGCAATATCACCAAACAGGGCGATCGATACCTGCGCTCGCTGTTCTGTGCTGGCGCGTTGGCGGTGATCCGATACGCGAAAATCCACGGCACCAAGCATCGGCCATGGCTTGCCAAGCTGCTGGAGCGGCGGCCGACAAAGGTGGCCGCGATCGCGTTCGCCAACAAGATTGCCCGCATGGCCTGGGCGATGATGGCCAAGGGCGAGCGTTACAGGGAACCCGTCGCGCTGGCTCGCTAG